The stretch of DNA TCGTCTATTTCCATTTATTTTTCTCTATTTTATTACCGGTTTTTGTCGTCTTGATGGATCGGAGGAAACCCTCTTGAAAAGAAGAATATTCGCCTTGTTAATGCTGTCACTTCTCTTTGTCGGTGGCTGTTGGGATGAGGAACAGTATAAGGACGTGACGATTGTCCCTTTGATCGGATTGGAAGCGGAAGGGGATGGGGTGAAATCGATGTATGCTTTCCCTACTTTCCTGAATGGTAAGATCACCTATGCCCAATCCGAAGGGGAAGGGCTGTCAACGCGGGCATCGCGGGCCGATGCCAACCTGAGGACGATGGAAGGGCTGGACATGGCACATTTGGAAGTGGCCTTGGTCAATGGTGAATTGGCGAAGAAGAATCTTTATACGTACTTGGATATGTTTTTCCGGACACCTCGAAATCGAATAGGGAGCTATCTCGCGATTATCGAAGGAGATATGAAGGATTATTTCAATCCGCCCGGCGTGGAGACGGAGGTGACCGTCTATTACGCGGAACTTATGCGGACAGGAGTTCTTTACAGTATTAGTCCGGACGATAGGCTTCAAGGGGCCGTCATCAAGTTGTTTGATAATCAAATGGATCTGTCCCTGCCGTATATTGTCCTGAAGGAGGGGGTCCCGAAATTAAACGGGGTGGCGTTGTTCAGCAATCACCGGTATACGGGGAAGCGTCTGTCTTCGAAAGAGGCGATCATCGCTAATTTGATGCGAAAAGAGAAAGGTAAATATGCCCGGCTGTCGTATATGTGGAAAAAAGGAGAGCAAGAGAGTCCAATCACAATCGA from Bacillus sp. OxB-1 encodes:
- a CDS encoding Ger(x)C family spore germination protein → MKRRIFALLMLSLLFVGGCWDEEQYKDVTIVPLIGLEAEGDGVKSMYAFPTFLNGKITYAQSEGEGLSTRASRADANLRTMEGLDMAHLEVALVNGELAKKNLYTYLDMFFRTPRNRIGSYLAIIEGDMKDYFNPPGVETEVTVYYAELMRTGVLYSISPDDRLQGAVIKLFDNQMDLSLPYIVLKEGVPKLNGVALFSNHRYTGKRLSSKEAIIANLMRKEKGKYARLSYMWKKGEQESPITIDVVKVKRKWKITTEKIDASYTLNVSLEEFPHDRLNKTEMIDELEAFLTKEVSKDFKDVIAKTQDAKSDIVGFGRHVHAFHPKLWKKGDWQETYATLPIQVKVKVKVARTGITD